Proteins from a genomic interval of Falco rusticolus isolate bFalRus1 chromosome 7, bFalRus1.pri, whole genome shotgun sequence:
- the INTS14 gene encoding integrator complex subunit 14, protein MPTVVVMDVSLSMTRPVSVEGSEEYQRKHLAVHGLTMLFEHMATNYKLEFTALVVFSSLWELMVPFTRDYNTLQEALSNMDDYDKTCLESALLGVCNIVQQEWGAAIPCQVVLVTDGCLGIGRGSLRHSLATHNQRSESNRFPLPFPFPSKLYVMCMANLEELQSTDSLDCLERLIDLNNGEGQIFTIDGPLCLKNVQSMFGKLIDLAYTPFHAVLKCGHLTSDVQVFPRPEPFIIDEEIDPIPKAINTDLEIVGFVDIADISSPPVLSRHLVLPIALNREGDEVGPGITDDTEDENSANQIAGKIPNFCVLLHGSLKVEGMVAVVQLGPEWYGMLYSQADSKKKSNLMMSLFEPGPEPLPWLGKMAQLGPISDAKENPYGEDDNKSPFPLQPKNKRSYAQNVTVWIKPSGLQTDVQKILRNARKLPEKTQTFYKELNRLRKAALAFGFLDLLKGVADMLERECTLLPDTAHPDAAFQLTHAAQQLKVASTGASEYAAYDHNIAPLQTDFSSSSTERM, encoded by the exons ATGCCAACGGTGGTGGTGATGGACGTGTCGCTCTCCATGACGCGACCGGTGTCGGTGGAGGGCTCTGAGGAGTACCAGCGGAAACACCTGGCTGTCCACGGCCTAACCATGCTGTTTGAGCATATGGCGACCAACTACAAGCTGGAGTTCACAGCTTTGGTGGTGTTTTCGTCACTCTGGGAGCTGATGGTGCCCTTTACAAGAGATTACAACACGCTCCAG GAAGCCCTAAGTAACATGGATGATTATGACAAAACCTGTTTAGAGTCAGCGCTGCTGGGGGTTTGCAATATTGTCCAGCAGGAATGGGGTGCTGCAATTCCTTGCCAG GTTGTTCTTGTCACTGATGGCTGCTTGGGGATCGGCAGAGGCTCGCTAAGGCACTCCCTAGCTACTCACAACCAGCGAAGTGAAAGCAACCGGTTTCCACTGcctttccccttcccatccAAGTTGTATGTCATGTGCATGGCAAATCTCGAAGAG cttCAAAGCACGGATTCCTTAGACTGCCTGGAACGGCTCATAGATCTAAACAATGGAGAAGGGCAAATTTTCACTATTGATGGACCCCTTTGCCTGAAGAATGTGCAGTCGATGTTTGG AAAGCTAATAGACCTGGCTTATACACCATTCCATGCTGTTCTCAAGTGTGGCCACTTAACATCCGATGTGCAAGTATTTCCCAGACCAGAACCTTTCATTATAGATGAGGAAATAGACCCCATTCCTAAAGCAATTAATACAG ATCTAGAAATTGTTGGCTTTGTAGATATAGCTGATATTTCTAGCCCTCCTGTCTTGTCCAGACACTTAGTACTGCCAATTGCACTTAACAGAG AAGGTGATGAGGTGGGGCCTGGGATCACAGATGACACCGAAGATGAGAATTCAGCTAATCAGATTGCTGGAAAAATCCCcaacttctgtgttttgttacaTGGCAGCCTGAAAGTGGAGGGAATGGTGGCTGTCGTCCAGTTGGG GCCAGAGTGGTATGGAATGCTCTATTCACAAGCAGATAGCAAGAAGAAATCAAACCTCATGATGTCGCTCTTTGAACCTGGTCCTGAGCCTCTTCCATGGCTAGGGAAGATGGCACAGCTTGGACCCATTTCAG atgcaaaagaaaatccttaCGGAGAGGATGACAATAAGAGCCCTTTCCCCTTGCAACCCAAGAACAAGCGCAGTTATGCACAGAATGTTACCGTATGGATTAAACCAAGTGGCCTCCAG acagaTGTACAGAAGATCTTGAGAAATGCAAGGAAGCTCCctgagaaaacacaaacctTCTATAAA gaaCTTAATCGTTTACGAAAGGCAGCCCTGGCCTTTGGTTTTTTGGACCTCTTGAAAGGTGTGGCAGACATGCTGGAGCGGGAGTGCACCCTGCTTCCCGACACAGCTCATCCTGATGCAGCGTTTCAGCTCACAcatgctgctcagcagcttAAAGTGGCAAGTACTGGAGCATCGGAATATGCTGCCTACGATCATAACATTGCTCCACTGCAGACAGACTTTTCCAGTAGCAGCACTGAGAGAATGTGA
- the SLC24A1 gene encoding LOW QUALITY PROTEIN: sodium/potassium/calcium exchanger 1 (The sequence of the model RefSeq protein was modified relative to this genomic sequence to represent the inferred CDS: inserted 3 bases in 3 codons) yields the protein MHLPRRRRLQQNRIFFLLAIVLVLSLYQLQFSPSTLAASHTAPRPVDPVKVTSRDLSSNKTAIKGNITAAPKICVYVDPEPTVPITTSVDKTPQRENVSESYPDEKPPYESKGEYPQDLFSVEERRQGWVVLHIFGMMYVFVALAIVCDEYFVPALGAITEKLQISEDVAGATFMAAGGSAPELFTSLIGVFISHSNVGIGTIVGSAVFNILFVIGTCALFSREILYLTWWPLFRDISFYCVDLLMLILFFLDSVIDWWESLLLLTAYATYVFTMKQNVYLEQWVKQELNKKLNAVQAASAEHIRKKSTGAVADDGTKPADGRKLHPATALQRGSSSASLHNSQMRSTIFQLMIHTLDPLAEAKFKDRVDILSHIAKAKVETLAGQGSKPEAEKAAPNTIQVTPASDSEPRKDKQKADAPQDGQSSSDSDTSEDSSSGSEEDSDDDSTDDDENDEPLSLEWPETRKKQAIYLFLFPIVFPLWSTLPDVRNPDSKKFFVITFFGSIIWIAVFSYLMVWWAHQVRGLVKHLGYQRTIMGVNYTAAGTSIPDLITSVIVARKGLGDMAVSSSVGSNIFDITVGSWFLYSVFNGLSPVAVSSNGLFCAIVLLFLMLLFVTIXLASCKWXMNKLLGFTMFAXYFVFLVIRVMLEDKIISASICMTLDAPGCMYADIRPNGI from the exons ATGCATTTGCCACGGAGAAGGCGGCTACAACAGAACCGaatctttttcttgcttgccaTAGTGTTGGTCCTCTCTCTCTATCAGCTCCAGTTCAGCCCCTCTACCCTTGCAGCATCACACACAGCACCCCGGCCCGTGGACCCTGTCAAAGTGACCTCCAGGGACCTCTCCAGCAACAAGACTGCCATAAAAGGCAATATCACAGCAGCACCcaaaatatgtgtgtatgtggaTCCTGAGCCAACTGTGCCCATCACTACATCAGTGGATAAAACACCACAGCgtgaaaatgtcagtgaaagCTACCCAGATGAGAAGCCACCATACGAGTCCAAGGGAGAATATCCCCAGGACCTATTCAGTGTGGAAGAACGCAGGCAAGGGTGGGTTGTACTTCACATCTTTGGCATGATGTATGTATTTGTGGCCTTGGCCATAGTGTGTGATGAGTATTTTGTCCCTGCTTTGGGAGCGAtcacagagaagctgcagatCTCTGAAGATGTGGCTGGAGCCACCTTCATGGCAGCAGGTGGATCGGCACCAGAACTCTTCACCTCCCTCATAGGTGTCTTCATCTCACACAGCAATGTCGGCATCGGTACCATTGTGGGCTCAGCAGTGTTTAATATCCTCTTTGTCATTGGCACCTGTGCCCTCTTCTCAAGGGAGATACTCTACCTGACATGGTGGCCCTTGTTTAGAGACATCTCATTCTACTGTGTAGACTTACTGATGCTCATCCTGTTTTTCCTAGACAGTGTCATTGATTGGTGGGAAAGCCTTCTTTTACTGACTGCCTACGCCACATACGTATTCACTATGAAACAGAACGTGTACCTAGAGCAATGGGTGAAGCAGGAGCTGAACAAGAAGCTAaatgctgtgcaggcagcatcAGCAGAGCATATACGGAAG AAAAGCACTGGGGCAGTTGCAGATGATGGAACAAAGCCAGCAGATGGGAGGAAGCTGCAT CCTGCAACAGCCTTACAGcgaggcagcagctcagcctcccTTCACAACTCCCAAATGCGCAGCACCATCTTCCAGCTCATGATCCACACCCTGGACCCCCTGGCAGAAG CAAAATTTAAAGACAGGGTTGACATCCTGAGCCACATAGCCAAGGCCAAAGTAGAGACTCTGGCTGGACAAGGATCAAAACCAGAAG CAGAAAAGGCAGCACCAAACACCATTCAAGTAACTCCTGCCAGTGACTCTGAACCcagaaaagacaaacagaagGCAGATGCACCGCAAGATGGACAG TCCTCATCAGACAGTGACACCTCAgaagacagcagctctgggagtGAGGAAGACAGTGATGATGACAGCACAGATGATGATGAAAACGACGAGCCATTATCTCTTGAATGGCCAGAAACTAGGAAAAAACAAGCCAtttaccttttcctctttcccattGTCTTTCCTCTCTGGAGCACCCTGCCCGACGTTAGAAACCCA GACTCCAAAAAATTCTTTGTCATCACATTTTTTGGATCCATCATCTGGATTGCTGTATTCTCTTACCTCATGGTGTGGTGGGCTCACCAGGTGAggg GCTTGGTGAAACACTTGGGATATCAGAGGACAATTATGGGTGTTAACTATACGGCAGCAGGAACATCAATCCCTGACCTTATCACCAGTGTCATCGTTGCACGCAAAGGCTTAGGTGACATGGCTGTCTCCAGCTCCGTAGGCAGCAATATCTTCGACATCACTGTTGG TTCCTGGTTCCTTTATTCTGTCTTCAATGGGCTCAGTCCAGTTGCAGTCAGTAGCAATGGTTTGTTTTGTGCAattgttctcctttttctcatGCTCCTATTTGTGACTA CACTTGCTTCATGTAAAT AAATGAACAAACTACTGGGTTTCACTATGTTTG CTTACTTTGTGTTCTTGGTCATCCGTGTGATGTTAGAAGACAAGATAATATCTGCCAGTATCTGTATGACATTGGATGCTCCAGGCTGTATGTACGCAGACATCAGACCAAACGGGATTTAA